The genomic window CGTTATATTCTTTGAGTTGAAAAGAAAACTCTCGTTCGTATATTCGGATAAGTGCCAAAAATAAAGAAACAACGATAGGTCCTATAATAAAACCAAAAATACCGAAGAGAATTATACCTCCAAGTGTTGCAAAAAAAACCAAAAGTGGATGCATTTGACTATCTCGTCCAACAAGTCTTGGACGAAGAATATTATCAATAGTAGAGATAATTCCCGCTCCACAAGAAAGAATAATAACTCCCTCTAAAATATTACCAGAAAGTAACATAGAAACTCCCACAGGAATCCACACAAGCCCACTACCCACAGCAGGAATGAGTGCAGATACCATCATTACAACACCCCATGTAACAGGAGAAGGAACTCCAGTCAAAGAAAAAAGTATAGCACCCAATATTCCTTGAATGAAACCTATAATTATTGTTCCTTTCAGAGTTGCCTTACTTATTGAAACAAATTGTTTTACTAACTCTTTCTCTTGATCCTCTCGTAATGGACTTAAATTCATAATAACTCGAACCATTTTTTTTCCATCAATAAAGAAATAAAAGAGAGAGAAAAACATAACAAAGAGAGAGAAAAAGAAATGAGAAAGACCGGAATATGTTTTTTGTAGAACACTCACAAAAAGAGCACCTCCTTGTTTAACAATTGATGTGATATTTTGCTGATCAATAATAGGAAGATTGTTTGATATCGATTGAAAATATTCAACACCTCCACTGAGAAGCTCAGGATTTTCAGAAAAATAATTCATCATCGAATATGCTTCTTTTGTGACGAGTGTCACAATCAAAACAAAAGGAATTACAATAATAAGAAAGACAGCAAGACAAGATACTAATGATCCCCAAATTCTTCCAAGATGCGCTTTTTTCCAAAACCATTCATATACTCTAAAAAAGATAGAAGCCAAAACTCCCGCAATAATAATAGGGATCATAAAAGGAAGAAAAATAAACATAACGCCTATCCCCGTCAGCCCCAAAAGCCACATGAAATAAATAACATTAAAATTGGAGATTTTCATATAATTTTATATTTTCATCAAAATATTTTTATACCGAGTCGGGCTGCCGAGAATTGAACTCGGGTCACACGCACCCCATGCGTGCATACTACCGTTATACTACAGCCCGATTTTTTTTCATCTTACGGTAAAAATCAAAAAACGTCCAGAGTAAGATCAAAAAAATATCTTCTTCCCCATTCTCTTTTATAGAAAAATTAAAGTGACTTCATTTGAGATTTTTCTCTCTATACGTTAGTATGATAAATCAATACTTTTGGGAAACAATCTTATGGAAATCAAAGAGAATATTTTACGAAAAAAAATAGCTCGACAAATTTATAAAGTACTTGATCCAGAACTCTTTATTTCCATAGTTGATCTTGGTCTTATTTATGGTATTCAAATAAAAGGAAAAGAAGTTCTTCTTACTATGACACTCACTACAATTGGCTGTCCTCTTTTTGAATCCATTGAAAAAGAAATTCGTTCGAAGATACTCTCTTTGCAAGAAGTACAAAGTGTTTCTATACAAATAGTTTTTGATCCTCCCTGGTCTGTACAAATGGCCTCGCCAAAAGCTTTGGCCGAACTTGGCTTATAAAAAACGATAAAACCCGCTCGTTGGCGGGTTTTATCAAATTTTTCATTAAAAAACAGAAAGAGGAAAACTACTTCTTCTTTGCAACCACCTTTTTTGGAGCTGCTTTTTTCACAACGGATTTCTTTGCAACTGCCTTTTTTGGAGCTGCTTTTTTTGGAGCTGCCTTTTTTACAACAGCTTTCTTTGCAACTGCCTTTTTTGGAGCTGCCTTTTTTACAACTTTTTTAACAGCTGACTTTTTCGCTACTGTCTTTTTTACAACAGCTTTCTTTGCAACTGCCTTTTTTGGAGCTGCTTTTTTTACAACTTTTTTAACAGCTGACTTTTTCGCTACTGCTTTTTTATTTGTTGTTTTTTTTATTGTTACCACAAAATTCACCTCCTTTCTTTCTTTATTTTTTTTCTTTTTTCCATTGCAAATTTTTTGCAAATTTCTCATTATATCGCCATTGTAACATAACAAAAAAGCGATGCAATACCTTTCTATTATTTTTCATTTTTTATAAAAAAAATATATTTATTTCAAGCCATTTTTTATAAAAATATACTCCATCACCCATCAAGGAAAACACACTCAGATTCTTCTACAAATTATTATTCGAAAGAAATATATTGATTCAATAAAATATTATTTTCTTTTACAAATCCAGCGGGAACTTCCAGGACATATCGAATATCTACTTTGGGATAAAATTGTTGAGGATACGATGCGGAAGATGCGTTTTCAGTTATATCAACAATACGATAATTTTTATCTATCCATAAAAAATCTAAAGAAAATTTCATATCTTTCATCCACATAGAGGGTCGTTTCTCTGTCTCAAAGATAAAAAGCATTCCTTGATTCTTTTCTAAAAAGTCTCTTCCCGACAATCCTTTTCGCTTCTCTTCCAAAGTTTTTACGATATCAACCTTAATCCTCGTTTGATGCACTCTTATAAAAGTAAATTTTCCATTCCATAGAAAAAAATCATTTTTTTCAGAGAAAAATAAAAAAATAACTAAAAAAAGAAAAATAAAAAATACTATTTTTTTCACAAAAATTTCCTAAAAATTATATTTAAAAATCTTAAAAAATAATTTTTCTTATCCCATTTTTTTGGGGCATATGGAGTTAAGAATACATTGCTCACATTTTGGATTTCTTGGTATGCAAACATCCCTTCCTAACATAATAAGATATTCATTCACATTAAGATACTCTTTTTTTGGAAATATTTTTTCCAAATCTCGAGAAATTATATCTCGATTTTTACTTTTACTCCATCCCAAACGAGGAGCAACCCTTGCCACGTGAGTATCTACAGCGACACCAAAAAATTTTCTAAACGCTTTTGCCCCTATAATGCAAGCACTTTTTTTAGAAATTCCTGGAATCCGTATAAGCTCTTTGTAAAGTCGAGGAATCTCTCCAGAATAATCTTTCTCTAAAAGAATTCCCATTTCTTTAACGTATCGTGATTTACTTTTGTAATATCCAGTAGAATATATAATCTTTTCTAAATCAGAAATATTTGCTTTAGCATAAGCTTCTGCTGTTTTATATTTTAAAAATAATTCTGGAGTAACGCGATTAACCCGCATATCAGTACACTGAGCACTTAATATCGTTGCGACAGCCAACTCTAAAGGAGTAGACCAAGATGCAAAGGGCCCTGTTTCCTTATAATAATCTTTAAGTTTTTGAAGTATTTGAATTGGATTTTTTTTCATACCTATTTTTTTCATTATACAAGAAAAACGACTTTCAAGAAGCCGTCTTTCTTATTTGCTATTTTTTCTACGTTTTATTACTTGGTATTTTTTCCAATAATTTGTTCCGCCACATTCTTAGGAACTTCAGCATAATGAGAAAATTCCATTGAATAACTTGCTCTTCCCTGTGTCATAGATCGGAGTTGTGTAGCATAACCAAACATAGATGCTAAAGGAATATCTGATTCTATTTCTTTTATAAGAGATCGTCCTTCACCTCTGTCATTAATCTCTTTAATAATTCCTCTACGGGAGTTCATATCGC from Candidatus Moraniibacteriota bacterium includes these protein-coding regions:
- a CDS encoding AI-2E family transporter — encoded protein: MFIFLPFMIPIIIAGVLASIFFRVYEWFWKKAHLGRIWGSLVSCLAVFLIIVIPFVLIVTLVTKEAYSMMNYFSENPELLSGGVEYFQSISNNLPIIDQQNITSIVKQGGALFVSVLQKTYSGLSHFFFSLFVMFFSLFYFFIDGKKMVRVIMNLSPLREDQEKELVKQFVSISKATLKGTIIIGFIQGILGAILFSLTGVPSPVTWGVVMMVSALIPAVGSGLVWIPVGVSMLLSGNILEGVIILSCGAGIISTIDNILRPRLVGRDSQMHPLLVFFATLGGIILFGIFGFIIGPIVVSLFLALIRIYEREFSFQLKEYNGNSQ
- a CDS encoding metal-sulfur cluster assembly factor; this translates as MEIKENILRKKIARQIYKVLDPELFISIVDLGLIYGIQIKGKEVLLTMTLTTIGCPLFESIEKEIRSKILSLQEVQSVSIQIVFDPPWSVQMASPKALAELGL
- a CDS encoding DUF192 domain-containing protein, whose amino-acid sequence is MKKIVFFIFLFLVIFLFFSEKNDFFLWNGKFTFIRVHQTRIKVDIVKTLEEKRKGLSGRDFLEKNQGMLFIFETEKRPSMWMKDMKFSLDFLWIDKNYRIVDITENASSASYPQQFYPKVDIRYVLEVPAGFVKENNILLNQYISFE
- a CDS encoding endonuclease III, with protein sequence MKKNPIQILQKLKDYYKETGPFASWSTPLELAVATILSAQCTDMRVNRVTPELFLKYKTAEAYAKANISDLEKIIYSTGYYKSKSRYVKEMGILLEKDYSGEIPRLYKELIRIPGISKKSACIIGAKAFRKFFGVAVDTHVARVAPRLGWSKSKNRDIISRDLEKIFPKKEYLNVNEYLIMLGRDVCIPRNPKCEQCILNSICPKKMG